A single region of the Myripristis murdjan chromosome 3, fMyrMur1.1, whole genome shotgun sequence genome encodes:
- the LOC115356930 gene encoding gastrula zinc finger protein XlCGF57.1-like, with translation MKTEADGEEAARNSDPAADLQPTSEGQIFSSHSSEAETDDSEDWEETREPQSGLNTPNKTHPSQNTCDVGEKPSSCSVSKRTGEKLWSCSVCGTNFQRKGNLNRHMMMHKGEKPFSCSVCGKHFTQKSDLNIHMRTHTGEKPFSCLVCGKSFTQKGYLNIHMRLHSGEKPFSCSVCGKNFTQKCDLNSHMRIHTGEKPFSCSICGKSFTQKERLSSHMRIHTGEKPFTCSVCGKSFTQKEHLSSHMRVHTGEKPFCCSVCGKSFVQKSNLNIHMRIHTGEKTFSCSVCGKSFTQKSDLNKHMRIHTREKPFSCSVCGKDFTQRSDLNSHTRIHTGEKPFSCSVCGKSFTLKSNLNIHVRVHTGEKPFSCSICSKKFTQKSNLNIHMGVHTGEKPCSCSVCGKIFTLKRDLNSHMRIHTGEKPFSCSICGKGFTQKGDLNIHTRIHTGEKPFSCSVCGKGFTVKSNLNIHMKVHTGEKPFSCPFCGKGFTQKHSASTHMRVHTGEKAFSCTVCSRSFSRRADLRGHECVGESSSSR, from the coding sequence atgaaaacagaagctGATGGGGAGGAAGCAGCAAGGAACTCAGATCCAGCTGCTGATTTACAACCAACTAGTGAGGGCCAGATcttctcctcacactcctctgaggctgagactgatgaCAGTGAAGACTGGGAGGAGACCAGAGAACCTCAGTCAGGTTTAAACACACCAAATAAAACCCATCCCAGTCAAAACACATGTGATGTTGGAGAGAAACCATCCTCCTGCTCTGTGAGcaagaggacaggagagaaactgtggagctgctctgtttgtGGGACAAACTTTCAACGAAAAGGAAACTTGAACAGACACATGATGATGCACAagggagagaaaccattcagctgctcagtctgtgggaAACATTTCACTCAGAAAAGTGACTTAAACATTCACATGAGAacccacacaggagagaaaccatttagctgtCTAGTTTGTGGTAAAAGTTTTACACAGAAAGGTTACTTAAATATTCACATGAGACTTCactcaggagagaaaccattcagctgctcagtttgtggcaaaaattttacacaaaaatgtGACTTAAACAgtcacatgagaatccacacaggagagaaaccattcagttGCTCAATCTGCGGTAAAAGTTTTACACAGAAAGAACGCTTGAGTAgtcacatgagaatccacacaggagagaaaccattcactTGCTCAGTCTGCGGTAAAAGTTTTACACAGAAAGAACATTTAAGCAGccacatgagagtccacacaggagagaaaccctTTTGCTGCTCAGTCTGCGGGAAGAGTTTTGTACAGAAGAGTAACTTAAACAttcacatgagaatccacacaggagaaaaaacatttagctgctccgtctgtggtaaaagttttacacagaaaagtgatttaaacaaacacatgagaatccacacaagagagaaaccatttagctgctcagtctgtggcaAAGATTTTACACAGAGAAGTGACTTAAACAGCCACACGCGAATCCACACAGGTGAGAAACCATTTAGTTGCTCAGTCTGTGGTAAAAGTTTCACATTGAAAAGTAACTTAAACATTCAtgtgagagtccacacaggagaaaaaccattcagctgctcaATCTGCAGTAAAAAATTTACTCAGAAAAGTAACTTAAACATTCACATgggagtccacacaggagagaaaccatgtagctgctcagtctgtggtaaaattttcacattaaaaagagatttaaatagtcacatgagaatccacacaggagagaaaccgtttAGCTGCTCCATTTGTGGTAAAGGTTTCACACAGAAAGGTGACTTAAACATTCACAccagaatccacactggagagaaaccattcagctgctcagtctgcGGTAAAGGTTTCACAGTAAAAAGTAACTTAAACATCCACATgaaagtccacacaggagagaaaccattcagctgccCATTCTGTGGTAAAGGTTTTACTCAGAAACATAGCGCCAGCAcacacatgagagtccacacaggagagaaagcgTTCAGCTGCACCGTGTGTAGCAGAAGTTTTAGCAGGCGTGCAGATCTTAGAGGACATGAGTGTGttggtgagagcagcagcagcaggtga